In Aquimarina spinulae, a single window of DNA contains:
- the rfbA gene encoding glucose-1-phosphate thymidylyltransferase RfbA: MKGIILAGGSGTRLHPLTLAISKQLMPVYDKPMIYYPLSTLISAGIREILIISTPQDLPLFEKLLGDGKIYGCRFEYAIQDQPNGLAEAFIIGEKFIGDDKVALILGDNIFYGSGLEKLLENNNDPDGGIIYAYHVQDPERYGVVDFDKNGKVTSIEEKPKQPKSNYAVPGIYFYDNKVVEIAKAIKPSARGELEITDVNNVYLKQGKLKVSILDKGTAWLDTGTFNSLMQASQFVQVIEERQGLKIGAIEEIAYKKGFIDKNQLQELAKPLLKSGYGKYLLQLD, encoded by the coding sequence ATGAAAGGAATAATATTAGCAGGAGGATCAGGAACACGTTTACATCCACTTACACTGGCAATTAGTAAACAATTAATGCCGGTTTATGATAAACCAATGATATATTATCCTCTTTCTACATTGATTTCTGCAGGGATTAGAGAGATTTTAATCATATCTACTCCTCAAGACTTACCATTATTCGAAAAACTATTAGGTGATGGCAAAATCTATGGTTGTCGATTCGAATATGCCATTCAGGATCAACCTAACGGACTAGCAGAAGCTTTTATTATTGGCGAAAAATTTATTGGCGATGATAAAGTTGCCTTAATACTGGGAGATAATATTTTTTATGGATCAGGATTAGAAAAACTGTTAGAAAACAATAATGATCCCGATGGTGGCATTATATACGCGTATCATGTTCAAGATCCAGAACGATATGGAGTTGTAGATTTTGATAAGAATGGAAAAGTTACTTCGATAGAAGAAAAACCAAAACAACCAAAATCAAATTATGCTGTACCAGGAATTTATTTTTACGATAATAAAGTAGTAGAAATTGCTAAAGCTATTAAACCAAGTGCTCGGGGAGAATTAGAAATTACTGATGTAAATAATGTATATCTGAAACAAGGAAAATTAAAAGTAAGCATACTTGATAAAGGTACCGCCTGGTTAGATACAGGAACATTTAACTCTCTCATGCAAGCAAGTCAGTTTGTTCAGGTTATAGAAGAACGACAAGGACTTAAAATTGGAGCAATAGAAGAAATAGCCTATAAAAAAGGTTTTATCGATAAAAATCAGCTTCAGGAATTAGCAAAACCATTATTAAAAAGTGGGTATGGTAAATATTTATTACAACTAGATTAA
- the rfbC gene encoding dTDP-4-dehydrorhamnose 3,5-epimerase, with translation MEIQSTFIDGCFILKPRVFDDERGSFFESFNQKVFEEITGLKVDFIQDNQSVSKRGVLRGLHFQTGDYMQAKLVRAVKGEVLDVIVDLRPNSKTYKEHFSIVLNDHNNFQLFVPRGFAHGFITLSETAIFSYKCDNYYHKSSESGIIYNDPDLAIDWKLDVSEIQLSEKDKDLAFIKDLKL, from the coding sequence ATGGAAATTCAATCTACGTTTATTGACGGATGTTTTATCCTTAAACCCAGAGTGTTTGATGATGAAAGAGGCTCTTTTTTTGAAAGTTTTAACCAAAAGGTATTCGAAGAGATTACTGGGTTAAAGGTTGATTTCATACAAGATAACCAATCCGTTTCTAAAAGAGGAGTGCTTAGAGGACTGCATTTTCAAACAGGTGATTACATGCAGGCTAAATTGGTTAGAGCAGTTAAAGGAGAAGTATTAGATGTGATTGTTGACCTAAGACCTAATTCTAAAACATATAAAGAACACTTTTCTATTGTGTTAAATGATCATAATAATTTTCAGTTATTTGTTCCTAGGGGTTTTGCTCATGGGTTTATTACATTGAGTGAAACTGCAATTTTTAGTTATAAATGTGATAATTATTATCATAAATCTTCAGAATCAGGAATCATATATAATGATCCCGATCTTGCAATTGACTGGAAATTAGATGTTTCTGAAATTCAATTGTCAGAAAAAGACAAAGATTTAGCTTTTATAAAAGACTTAAAATTATAA
- the rfbD gene encoding dTDP-4-dehydrorhamnose reductase translates to MEKKSKKNNILITGSRGQLGQCIEKIKKNYPELQLYFASSEVLDITKNEEVQRFFKDKSFDFVVNCAAYTNVEQAEKESEKAFLVNATGVLNLAQVCKEYNSTLIHISTDYVFDGAKKMPYIEEDTPNPINEYGKSKLAGEQHIQEILEKYFIIRTSWLYSEFGHNFFKTIVKKSETEKDLTIITSEIGTPTNANDLAKFILDLILIDDPKYGTYHYSNLGEATWYDFTEEILRFSSKLDTIKLKKIDNYPTFARRPKYSVLNKEKCLASFGLEIQNWKISLEKTIKN, encoded by the coding sequence ATGGAAAAAAAATCGAAGAAAAACAATATTTTGATTACAGGATCGAGAGGTCAATTAGGGCAATGCATAGAAAAAATTAAGAAAAACTATCCTGAATTACAATTGTATTTTGCCAGTTCTGAAGTCTTAGATATCACAAAAAATGAAGAGGTACAACGTTTTTTTAAAGATAAGTCATTCGATTTTGTAGTGAATTGTGCTGCATATACCAACGTAGAACAAGCAGAAAAAGAATCAGAAAAGGCTTTTTTGGTTAATGCAACTGGAGTATTAAATTTGGCACAGGTTTGCAAAGAGTATAATAGTACACTTATACATATATCTACCGATTATGTTTTTGATGGGGCTAAAAAAATGCCTTATATAGAAGAAGATACTCCAAACCCAATTAATGAGTACGGAAAATCAAAATTAGCCGGTGAACAACACATCCAAGAAATTTTGGAGAAATATTTTATCATTAGAACATCATGGCTGTATTCTGAATTTGGGCATAATTTTTTTAAAACTATTGTAAAAAAATCAGAGACCGAAAAAGATCTCACTATTATCACTTCTGAGATAGGTACACCAACAAATGCTAATGATCTGGCAAAATTTATATTAGATTTAATTTTGATTGATGATCCTAAATATGGGACGTATCATTATAGTAATCTTGGTGAAGCCACATGGTATGATTTTACGGAAGAAATTTTAAGGTTTTCGAGCAAACTTGATACTATTAAACTTAAAAAAATAGATAATTACCCTACTTTTGCAAGAAGACCAAAATATAGTGTTTTGAATAAAGAGAAATGCTTAGCATCTTTTGGTTTAGAAATTCAAAATTGGAAAATATCTTTAGAAAAAACAATAAAGAACTAA
- a CDS encoding UDP-N-acetylglucosamine 4,6-dehydratase, with protein MNILKLIGRKQELFSKDITEKESELKNIVSSSSFLVIGAAGSIGQAVTKEIFKRNPQKLHVVDISENNLVELVRDIRSSFGYIQGDFKTFALDIGSLEYDAFIEADGKYDYVLNLSALKHVRSEKDPFTLMRMIDVNIFNTDKTLLQAIKKGTKKYFCVSTDKAANPVNMMGASKRIMEMYLMRRSKEIKISTARFANVAFSDGSLLYGFDQRIKKKQPIVAPNDIKRYFVIPKESGELCLMSCIFGNNRDIFFPKLSEDLHLISFADIAVKYLTELGYEPYLCKDENEARELIETLPQQGKWPCLFSSSDTTGEKDFEEFFTDKETLDMDRFHNLGIIKNDLNFDEEKLNLFTQVIQNLKQNRSWNKKDIVDLFFKMIPDFGHKETGKYLDSKM; from the coding sequence ATGAACATATTAAAACTAATAGGAAGAAAGCAAGAATTATTTTCTAAAGACATCACAGAAAAAGAATCAGAACTGAAAAATATTGTTTCTTCTTCATCTTTTCTGGTTATTGGTGCAGCAGGTTCTATTGGACAAGCGGTGACTAAAGAAATCTTTAAAAGAAACCCGCAAAAGCTACATGTTGTGGATATAAGTGAAAACAATCTGGTAGAATTGGTTAGGGATATCAGAAGTTCTTTTGGATATATCCAGGGAGATTTTAAAACTTTTGCTTTAGATATCGGATCATTAGAATATGACGCTTTTATAGAAGCCGATGGAAAATATGATTATGTACTTAATTTATCGGCCTTAAAGCATGTAAGAAGTGAAAAAGACCCATTTACATTAATGAGAATGATTGATGTAAATATTTTTAATACAGATAAAACGTTGCTTCAGGCTATTAAGAAAGGAACCAAAAAATATTTTTGTGTATCTACCGATAAAGCTGCTAATCCTGTTAATATGATGGGAGCCTCTAAGCGAATTATGGAAATGTATTTGATGAGGAGGAGTAAAGAGATTAAAATCTCTACAGCACGCTTTGCTAATGTAGCTTTTTCTGATGGATCACTACTTTATGGATTTGATCAAAGGATAAAGAAAAAACAACCTATAGTTGCTCCAAATGACATTAAAAGATACTTTGTGATACCAAAAGAATCGGGAGAACTTTGCTTAATGTCGTGTATTTTTGGTAACAATAGAGACATCTTCTTTCCTAAATTGAGCGAGGATCTACATTTAATCTCTTTTGCAGATATCGCTGTTAAATACCTTACAGAACTTGGGTATGAACCTTACTTGTGTAAGGATGAAAATGAAGCTAGAGAATTAATAGAAACGTTACCTCAACAAGGAAAATGGCCTTGTTTATTTTCTTCTAGTGATACAACTGGAGAAAAAGATTTTGAGGAATTTTTTACCGACAAAGAAACCCTGGATATGGATAGATTTCATAACCTTGGAATTATAAAAAACGATTTAAATTTTGATGAAGAAAAATTAAATCTTTTCACTCAAGTAATTCAAAACCTGAAACAGAACAGGAGCTGGAACAAAAAGGATATTGTTGATCTTTTTTTCAAAATGATACCTGATTTTGGGCATAAGGAGACAGGTAAATATTTAGATAGTAAAATGTAA
- a CDS encoding LegC family aminotransferase: MHQEFISFVKESFRTEEFIPLHAPIFMGNEKKYLNECIDSTFVSSVGKFVDQFEADIAKFTRAKHAIATSNGTAALHMGLLMAGVNPNDEVITQPLTFIATVNAISYIGAYPVFVDVDKDTLGLSPEKLDHFLSQNTEILNGECINKTTRRRIKAVVPMHTFGLPSRIDEIVLVCNKFNISVVEDAAESLGSYYKEQHTGTFGLIGTFSFNGNKTITTGGGGMLVTNDDDIAKKAKHITTTAKIPHQWDYEHDMIGYNYRLPNINAALGCAQMEKLPLILEKKRILSDKYEAFFNDKKLQYIKQPKHSISNYWLNAILLENLEERNAFLKETNENGVMTRPIWKLMNGLTMFKNAQTGNLENAKWFEERVVNIPSSVIL; this comes from the coding sequence ATGCATCAAGAATTTATATCCTTTGTTAAAGAGAGTTTTAGAACAGAAGAGTTTATACCATTGCATGCCCCAATATTTATGGGCAATGAAAAAAAATACCTGAATGAGTGTATTGATTCTACATTTGTTTCTAGTGTAGGTAAGTTTGTTGATCAGTTTGAGGCAGATATTGCAAAATTTACGAGAGCAAAACATGCTATTGCAACATCTAATGGTACAGCTGCTCTTCATATGGGCCTTCTAATGGCTGGAGTAAACCCAAATGATGAAGTAATCACTCAGCCCTTAACGTTTATTGCAACAGTTAATGCCATAAGCTATATCGGGGCTTATCCTGTTTTTGTAGATGTAGATAAGGATACTCTTGGTTTGTCTCCAGAAAAATTAGATCATTTTTTATCACAAAACACCGAAATACTAAATGGTGAATGTATAAATAAAACTACTAGAAGAAGGATAAAAGCGGTTGTTCCCATGCATACTTTTGGATTGCCTTCAAGAATTGATGAAATTGTATTAGTTTGTAATAAATTCAACATATCGGTAGTAGAAGATGCCGCAGAATCATTAGGTAGTTATTATAAAGAACAACATACTGGAACGTTTGGTTTAATAGGAACATTTAGTTTTAACGGAAATAAGACTATTACTACTGGTGGAGGTGGAATGTTAGTTACCAATGATGATGACATAGCCAAAAAAGCAAAACACATAACAACAACAGCAAAAATACCGCACCAGTGGGATTATGAACATGATATGATAGGCTATAATTATCGTCTGCCAAATATTAATGCAGCGTTAGGGTGCGCACAAATGGAGAAACTCCCCCTTATTTTAGAAAAGAAAAGGATATTATCAGATAAATATGAAGCCTTTTTTAATGATAAAAAGTTACAATATATCAAACAACCAAAACACTCGATTTCAAACTATTGGTTAAATGCTATTCTATTAGAAAATCTCGAAGAAAGAAATGCATTTCTAAAAGAAACCAATGAAAATGGAGTAATGACCAGACCCATTTGGAAACTAATGAATGGTTTAACAATGTTTAAAAATGCCCAAACTGGAAATCTCGAAAATGCTAAATGGTTTGAAGAGCGTGTAGTAAACATACCTAGTAGTGTTATTTTATGA
- a CDS encoding acetyltransferase produces the protein MTKLLLLGGGGHCESVIEVLEMLPDYQVIGILDPIYSELTEAKILGYPILGNDDDVLKYIQEGCEFVITVGQIKSAAIRRKLFTKVKSHGGKLPVIISSTAHVSKHATIGEGTVIMNFSMVNSNTSIGAGNIINTFANIEHGCRLGDFNHISTRATVNGDVNIYNDVFIGSGTIVNEGCTIEENVVIGSGSLVRKNISSNKIARGNPIKIIKK, from the coding sequence ATGACAAAGCTATTACTATTAGGTGGAGGCGGACATTGTGAATCGGTAATAGAAGTATTAGAAATGCTACCTGATTATCAAGTAATAGGCATTTTAGATCCTATTTATTCCGAATTGACAGAGGCAAAAATATTGGGCTATCCAATTTTAGGAAATGATGATGATGTACTTAAATATATTCAGGAAGGTTGTGAATTTGTAATTACAGTTGGGCAGATCAAATCTGCAGCTATACGAAGAAAATTGTTTACCAAAGTGAAATCTCATGGGGGTAAATTACCTGTTATCATTTCATCTACAGCACACGTATCTAAACATGCTACAATTGGAGAAGGAACCGTTATAATGAATTTTTCTATGGTTAACAGTAATACTTCTATAGGAGCAGGTAATATCATAAATACATTTGCTAATATAGAACACGGCTGTAGATTAGGGGACTTTAATCATATTTCTACCAGAGCAACCGTTAATGGAGATGTTAACATCTATAATGATGTTTTTATTGGCAGCGGGACTATAGTCAATGAAGGATGTACTATTGAAGAAAATGTCGTTATAGGTTCGGGAAGCCTGGTAAGAAAAAATATTTCATCTAATAAGATTGCTCGTGGGAATCCTATAAAGATTATTAAAAAGTAA
- the neuB gene encoding N-acetylneuraminate synthase, translating into MNPDKVVIIAEAGVNHNGDIKLAKKLIDAAAVAGVDYVKFQTFNSKKLVSKNAQKATYQKENTGNASESQLAMLQKLELSKDMHLELIQYCNSKNIKFLSTGFDLESIDFLNELNIDLFKVPSGEITNLPYLRKIGSLGKPIIISTGMADLKEIEEAVHVVVEAGARMSSITILHCNTEYPTPMHDVNLRAMNTIKDTFNVPIGYSDHTLGIEIPIAAVALGATVIEKHFTLDKTMEGPDHKASLEPEELKAMVTAIRNIEDALGHGRKEPSNSEKKNKEIARKSIVAKTSIQLGDIFTDDNITVKRPGSGISPMKWDSVIGTKALKDYQEDDLI; encoded by the coding sequence ATGAATCCAGATAAAGTTGTTATCATAGCCGAAGCAGGTGTAAATCATAATGGAGATATTAAACTAGCAAAGAAATTAATAGATGCTGCTGCTGTTGCTGGAGTGGATTATGTAAAATTTCAAACGTTTAATTCTAAAAAACTAGTGAGCAAAAATGCTCAAAAAGCTACATATCAAAAAGAAAATACGGGTAATGCTTCAGAATCTCAATTAGCAATGTTGCAAAAGCTAGAATTGAGTAAAGACATGCATCTCGAATTAATACAATATTGTAATTCAAAAAATATTAAATTTTTATCTACTGGTTTTGATTTAGAAAGTATAGACTTTTTAAATGAATTGAATATAGATCTATTTAAAGTTCCTTCAGGTGAAATAACCAACTTACCGTATTTAAGAAAAATTGGTAGCCTCGGTAAACCGATTATTATTTCTACAGGAATGGCAGATCTTAAAGAAATAGAAGAAGCTGTTCATGTTGTAGTTGAAGCTGGTGCACGCATGTCTAGTATCACCATATTGCATTGTAATACTGAATATCCTACACCAATGCACGACGTTAATCTTAGGGCTATGAATACCATTAAAGACACATTTAATGTTCCTATTGGATATTCTGATCATACTTTGGGTATCGAAATACCAATAGCAGCTGTTGCTCTTGGTGCTACAGTTATTGAAAAACATTTTACGCTAGACAAAACTATGGAGGGACCTGATCATAAAGCTTCTCTTGAGCCAGAAGAGTTAAAAGCAATGGTAACCGCTATTAGAAATATCGAAGACGCTTTGGGTCATGGCAGAAAAGAACCCAGTAATAGCGAAAAAAAGAATAAGGAAATTGCCAGAAAAAGTATAGTTGCTAAAACATCAATACAACTAGGAGATATTTTCACAGATGATAACATAACCGTAAAAAGACCAGGTAGTGGTATTTCTCCTATGAAATGGGATAGTGTAATAGGAACAAAAGCATTAAAAGATTACCAAGAAGACGATTTGATATGA
- the neuC gene encoding UDP-N-acetylglucosamine 2-epimerase, whose translation MKNIAVITGTRAEYGLLKPLIQAITDDSEFNLQLVVTGMHLSPEFGLTYTQIEQDGFVIDSKVEDHLSGDSAEAITKAIGTAMIGFAETYEALSPDLIVVLGDRSEILAAATAAMIKGIPIAHLHGGETTEGAYDEGIRHAITKMSYLHFTSAEVYRKRVMQLGESPDRVFNVGAIGIDSIKSLKLLNTTEFEESINYKLNKKAVLITFHPVTLEKATAKKQFEELLTSLDKLEDTSLIFTKPNSDKDGRIIIELIDDYVAKKPEKSVAFTSLGQLRYLSALQHVDVVIGNSSSGIYEVPIFKKPTINIGDRQKGRLMPDSVINCEPNSGAIDKAIQKAFDREFIKSIQQQKNIYGDGTTTSQIIEVLKTVKIKDIKKSFYDL comes from the coding sequence ATGAAGAATATTGCGGTCATAACAGGTACCAGAGCAGAATATGGGTTGTTAAAACCTCTTATTCAAGCGATAACCGATGATTCTGAATTTAATTTACAATTGGTGGTTACCGGTATGCATCTATCACCAGAGTTTGGTCTTACGTATACTCAGATAGAACAAGATGGTTTTGTTATCGATAGCAAAGTAGAAGACCATCTATCTGGAGACTCTGCAGAAGCAATTACCAAAGCAATAGGAACAGCTATGATTGGTTTTGCAGAAACCTATGAAGCGCTAAGTCCAGATCTTATAGTAGTATTAGGAGACCGCTCAGAAATATTAGCAGCTGCAACAGCAGCAATGATAAAAGGAATACCAATAGCACATTTGCATGGCGGCGAAACCACAGAAGGAGCATATGACGAAGGAATCAGACATGCCATCACAAAAATGAGCTATTTGCATTTTACCTCTGCAGAGGTATATAGAAAAAGAGTGATGCAATTAGGAGAATCTCCTGATCGGGTTTTTAATGTAGGAGCAATAGGAATTGATAGCATAAAAAGTTTAAAGCTACTTAATACAACAGAGTTTGAAGAATCAATTAATTATAAGCTAAATAAAAAAGCGGTATTAATTACGTTTCATCCTGTAACCCTCGAAAAAGCAACCGCAAAAAAACAGTTTGAGGAACTTTTAACATCATTAGACAAATTAGAAGATACCTCCTTAATTTTTACGAAACCTAATTCTGATAAAGATGGTAGGATAATTATCGAATTGATAGATGACTATGTGGCAAAAAAACCAGAAAAGTCAGTAGCCTTTACCTCTTTAGGTCAGTTACGATATCTATCAGCATTACAACATGTAGATGTAGTTATAGGAAATTCTTCCAGCGGAATTTATGAAGTGCCTATTTTTAAAAAACCAACCATTAATATAGGAGATCGACAAAAAGGAAGATTAATGCCCGATAGTGTTATTAATTGTGAACCTAATAGTGGCGCTATTGATAAGGCAATACAGAAAGCTTTTGACAGAGAGTTTATTAAAAGCATACAGCAACAAAAAAATATTTATGGTGATGGTACAACTACATCTCAAATTATAGAAGTACTTAAAACAGTTAAGATAAAAGACATTAAAAAGTCATTTTATGATTTATAG
- a CDS encoding CBS domain-containing protein, with protein sequence MSNILINRNKTILEALNRLNSIKDVSRLILFVEDDQQQVIGTLTDGDIRRALAQNKNIYETIDSVCNRSFTYIEQGYSFINLNEYRKKKLKNTTCS encoded by the coding sequence ATGAGTAATATACTAATCAATAGGAATAAGACTATTCTAGAAGCTTTAAATAGATTAAATTCTATTAAGGATGTAAGCCGATTAATTCTTTTTGTTGAGGATGACCAGCAACAAGTAATAGGAACGTTAACTGATGGTGATATAAGACGTGCTTTGGCACAAAATAAAAATATTTACGAGACTATAGATTCGGTTTGCAATAGAAGCTTTACTTATATTGAACAAGGATACTCTTTTATTAACCTAAATGAGTATCGCAAAAAAAAACTTAAAAATACTACCTGTTCTTAA